A genome region from Chryseobacterium sp. G0186 includes the following:
- a CDS encoding IS1182 family transposase, with translation MLSTSKVVFKDYNPKENLLFPPNLSELIDEKHPVKIVSDIIDGLDIKSLVNTYKPGGTSCYHPKMLLKVLIYGYLSNIYSSRKIEQALKENIHFMWVSAMSRPDHNTINRFRSQRLKGEIKAIFTQIVLLLEKEGLVSLETTFVDGTKIEANANRYTFVWGKAIKKHKARISQQLEELWNYAEKVAKDELQDTENIDFKEVDSEKVTQTITKINEVLRDKKAPSKVRQKLNYAKKNWAANLDKYKKQQEILGSRNSYSKTDTDATFMRMKDDHMQNGQLKPAYNLQISTNRQFILHYSIHPNPTDTKTLESHLQGFEESYQKVPKELVADAGYGSEENYNLLKYRKIKAYVKYNYFTKDQKSGQITTSQNNPKLAKIREKIFKLLNTPKGVRLRKQRCHDVEPVFAQLKHNKNFKRFLLRGKIKAELEIGILAIAHNLKKMAKAA, from the coding sequence GTGTTAAGTACATCAAAAGTAGTCTTTAAAGATTACAATCCCAAAGAAAATTTGCTTTTTCCTCCCAATTTATCGGAGTTGATTGATGAAAAGCATCCTGTAAAAATAGTTTCGGACATCATTGACGGGCTGGATATTAAAAGCTTAGTCAACACCTACAAACCTGGCGGAACTTCGTGCTATCATCCGAAAATGCTTTTGAAAGTTTTAATTTACGGTTATTTGAGTAATATCTATTCGAGCCGTAAAATAGAACAGGCCTTGAAGGAAAACATCCATTTTATGTGGGTTTCTGCAATGAGCCGTCCCGACCATAATACCATCAACAGATTTCGCAGCCAGCGTTTGAAGGGCGAGATTAAAGCCATCTTCACACAAATCGTTCTTCTTTTAGAGAAAGAAGGTTTGGTAAGTCTGGAAACCACTTTTGTAGACGGCACAAAGATAGAAGCCAATGCCAACCGCTATACTTTTGTCTGGGGAAAAGCCATCAAAAAACATAAAGCAAGAATTTCCCAGCAACTGGAAGAACTTTGGAATTATGCGGAAAAAGTGGCAAAAGATGAGCTTCAGGATACAGAGAATATTGATTTTAAAGAGGTAGATTCTGAAAAAGTAACTCAAACCATCACAAAGATCAATGAGGTTCTGAGAGATAAAAAAGCACCTTCAAAAGTCCGTCAGAAGCTGAATTATGCCAAGAAAAACTGGGCTGCCAATTTAGATAAATATAAGAAACAACAGGAAATATTAGGAAGCAGAAATTCTTATTCCAAGACGGATACCGATGCAACATTTATGCGGATGAAGGATGATCATATGCAAAACGGGCAGCTAAAACCGGCTTACAATCTGCAGATTTCCACCAACAGACAATTTATTTTACATTATTCCATACATCCCAACCCAACCGATACCAAAACATTAGAATCTCATTTACAGGGTTTTGAAGAGAGCTATCAGAAAGTTCCAAAAGAGCTTGTAGCGGATGCAGGATATGGCTCGGAAGAAAACTATAACTTATTGAAATATAGAAAAATAAAGGCTTATGTAAAATACAATTACTTTACAAAAGACCAAAAGTCAGGACAGATAACCACTTCACAGAATAATCCTAAACTGGCAAAAATCAGGGAAAAGATTTTCAAACTTCTTAATACCCCAAAAGGCGTCAGGCTACGCAAACAGCGATGTCACGATGTTGAACCTGTTTTCGCCCAGCTCAAACACAACAAAAATTTTAAACGCTTCCTGCTTAGGGGAAAAATTAAGGCCGAGCTGGAAATCGGCATACTTGCCATTGCCCATAATCTCAAGAAAATGGCAAAAGCAGCCTGA
- the rplC gene encoding 50S ribosomal protein L3 gives MSGIIGKKIGMTSLFNEEGKNIPCTVIQAGPCSVLQVRTLEKDGYKAVQLGFDDKSEKNVGKALAGHFKKAGSAPKAKLVEFYREFVDEVKVGEEVKVDLFTEGEYVDVTGTSKGKGFQGVVKRHGFGGVMQATHGQHNRLRAPGSIGAGSDPSRVFKGMRMAGRMGGEQVTVQNLQVLKVDQEQNLLVVKGAVPGAKNSYVIIRKWN, from the coding sequence ATGTCAGGTATTATTGGTAAGAAAATCGGTATGACGTCTTTGTTTAACGAAGAAGGAAAAAACATTCCTTGTACAGTTATTCAGGCTGGTCCATGCTCGGTTTTACAGGTCAGAACCTTAGAAAAAGACGGTTATAAAGCTGTTCAATTAGGTTTCGATGACAAGAGTGAGAAGAACGTTGGTAAAGCGTTAGCTGGTCATTTTAAAAAGGCTGGTTCTGCTCCTAAAGCTAAATTAGTTGAATTCTACAGAGAATTCGTTGATGAAGTAAAAGTAGGAGAAGAAGTAAAAGTTGATTTGTTCACTGAAGGTGAATATGTTGACGTAACAGGAACTTCAAAAGGTAAAGGCTTCCAGGGTGTTGTTAAAAGACACGGATTTGGAGGTGTAATGCAGGCAACTCATGGTCAGCACAACAGACTTAGAGCTCCAGGTTCTATCGGTGCTGGTTCAGACCCTTCAAGAGTATTCAAAGGGATGAGAATGGCTGGAAGAATGGGAGGTGAGCAGGTAACTGTTCAAAACCTTCAAGTGTTAAAAGTTGATCAAGAACAAAATCTTTTAGTAGTAAAAGGTGCTGTTCCGGGAGCTAAAAATTCTTATGTAATTATCAGAAAATGGAACTAG
- the rplD gene encoding 50S ribosomal protein L4, translated as MELVVLNTSGKETGRKVTLDETVFGIEPNQHAVYLEVKQYLAAQRQGTHKSKERSEITASTKKLKKQKGSGSARYGDIKSPTFRGGGRVFGPKPRDYRFKLNKALKRLAKKSVLSQKMRDNSIKVLEDLSFGAPKTKDFINVLSALELNGKKSLFVLPEANKNVYLSSRNLPKTKVMNFNEISSYDLVNAGEIIFFEGAVEKFQENLKK; from the coding sequence ATGGAACTAGTAGTATTAAATACATCAGGAAAAGAGACCGGAAGAAAAGTAACTCTAGACGAAACAGTATTCGGAATTGAGCCAAATCAGCACGCGGTTTACTTAGAAGTTAAGCAGTACCTTGCAGCACAGAGACAAGGAACTCATAAATCAAAAGAAAGAAGCGAAATTACTGCTTCTACTAAAAAGCTTAAGAAGCAAAAAGGATCAGGATCTGCTAGATATGGTGATATTAAATCTCCAACTTTCAGAGGTGGAGGTAGAGTATTCGGACCAAAACCAAGAGACTACAGATTCAAATTGAACAAAGCTCTTAAGAGATTAGCTAAGAAATCTGTTTTATCTCAGAAAATGAGAGACAACAGCATTAAAGTTTTAGAAGATTTGAGCTTTGGTGCTCCTAAGACTAAAGATTTTATCAATGTATTAAGTGCATTGGAACTTAACGGTAAAAAATCTTTATTCGTTCTTCCTGAAGCTAACAAGAATGTGTATTTATCTTCAAGAAACTTACCTAAAACTAAAGTAATGAACTTCAACGAGATCAGTTCTTACGATTTAGTAAATGCAGGTGAAATTATTTTCTTCGAAGGTGCAGTTGAAAAATTCCAGGAAAATTTAAAGAAATAA
- the rplW gene encoding 50S ribosomal protein L23, giving the protein MSIIIKPVISEKANYLTDLRGSYSFLVNPKANKIQIKKAVEAAYGVKVADVNTMIYAPKVSSKYTKKGLQVGKTNKLKKAVIKLVEGEVIDIFAVN; this is encoded by the coding sequence ATGTCTATTATTATTAAACCAGTTATCTCAGAAAAGGCTAATTACCTTACGGATTTAAGAGGTTCTTATTCTTTCTTAGTTAACCCTAAGGCGAATAAAATCCAGATTAAAAAAGCTGTTGAAGCAGCTTACGGTGTAAAAGTAGCAGACGTTAACACAATGATTTATGCTCCGAAGGTTTCTTCAAAATACACTAAAAAAGGTCTTCAAGTAGGAAAGACAAACAAATTGAAAAAAGCGGTAATTAAACTTGTTGAAGGTGAAGTT